The Pantoea vagans genome contains the following window.
ATTGCCACTGGTTTCATACGGCGTATTCGCCAGCATCTGCTGGTTAAACTCGCTGTTCTGCGTGGTGCTCACCGCCAGCAGATCGCTCTGCTGCAGACGCGTCAGATTGGTGCCGCCATTCGGCAGGCCAAACAGCACCTGGTTCTGCACCAGCGGCACGCCTGTGGCGTTACCGGCGCGTGAGGACATATCCAGCAGCGTGGAGATCTCGGCATCGGTAGGCTTTTCAGGCAGCAGCAAGGTGGTCTGCGAGAAGTCCGCCAGACGTGAGAACGGGAACGACGCGCCCACGAAGTACGACAGGTTAGGCAGCATGGTGAAGTGACGCGTGTGGCTCAGATCGATCCACGAATCATCTTCAATGCGGCTCTTGATGTTGTTGTTGAGCAACACACCGCAAGGTGCATCCGCTTTCGGTTTGATGTTGAAGTACAGCGCCAGCTGGTTGTCACCGTAAATCAGATACGGCTCCAGCTTCAGGGTGTAATGCTCCTGACGCGCGTCGCCACCCAGACGATGCCAGGCGCTCTCCAGCAGACCGACTTTATTTACCGTCAGGTTGCGCAGGAACGTGCCGTTAATCATCACGTTAAGGAACGATTTGTTCTCATCAATCCAGCTTTCTGATGGGAAACGGTAGTGCAGTTCCACCGGAATGGTGTCGCCATCCCACATGAACAGGTCCGGTGCCGCGCGGAAGTTGACGCTCAACGCATCGTGCCAGATACCGGTGGTGGTCAGGCTTTGATCTTTACGCAGCAGCTCGCTCAGGCGCACTGGACGGCTGGTATTGATCCAGCGTGGCGCGTCATACGGCTTACGCACACCAATCTGCTGTGGCTGAACGTTCAGGCTGCTGGCATCCGTGGTCAGCGGCTGGGTGGTTAAACGGTTTGCCGCCTGCCGTAACTGCGCGTCGTCCGCTCCTACCACTAACAGCAGTTTGTAGACCGGGTTGTTCGGGTTATCGATCACTTGCAACAGTGGGCCATTGGTGGCCGGCAAGGTCACCGAACCAATCTTGTCACCCGGATGACCGACCAAAATGCCGTTGTGTTCTGGCAAATCACCACGCACAACCGGGAAACGGATACCGCGATAATCAGACTGAATCCCCATCCAGGAAGCCACTAAAGCCGCAGCGCTCACGCTGTCAGGTGCCACATTGGCGGCAAAGCCAAAGGTCACGCTGGCGGGCGTCATGCGTTGCGCATCAATGAACGGACGCGGGAAGTTGCGCAGACTGGTGCCAATATTCAACTGCTGCCCTTCAAGGCTCAGCGTGGTTTTCGGCAGAATTGAGACCTGATACTGCTGCGCACTCTCTTTTTCGCACAGCAGCTTATCCGCATCGTTGATTTTGAAGCTGAGGTTGTTGCTCGATACCACCATCGCCGCAGGGATATCCAGCTGATAGTCGCTGACATCGCTGTCGCTGGAGCCCAGCGGCAAGGTGCCCAACGGCTGGCCGTTGAGCATCAACTGCAGTGAGGTATTGCGCGCCGCCAGCGCTGCAGAAACACGCAGCGACAGGTTGAGATGCGCATTGGTGATTACTTCATCACTTGGCAGGGTGAACACAATACCGGATTGCAGCTGACCACCGGTCAAGGTAATGCCCTGCGGCTGGCCCATCTGAGCCACCGTAATCGTGCTGCTTACCGGCTGGTTCAACATCGCGGTAGTTGGCGCGGCGGCTACCGGCGCAACAGGGGCAACGCTCGGCAACACCATTTCCGGTGCAGGAGCCATATTGTTGTTCGTTGGCGCACTATCAACCGGTGCAGGCGCCGCGCCCGTCGTATCGGCTGGCGCAGCGTTCTCAGTGGCGGGCGCGTTGTCTACCGGTGCGTAAGGCGTGGCACCGGCGGCTTGTTGTAACTGCGTATCCGCTTCACTCTGAATCCCTTGCGGTGGCGGCACGTCAGACAGCGCCGAGCTGTCTTGGGTGACCGCAGGCGTTTCCGCCCAGGCAGGGGCGAGCATCAGCGCCGTTGCCAGCGAGCTCGCCAGCAACGTTTGAGTCAAGTTCTTCATGCAGCGCTGTCCTCTTTTACGGCGGCCTGGTTGTCACGCTTATGCTTCTGACGGCGATCTTTCCAGGTCAGCCAGAACAGCTCAAACACGGTACGAATAATGGTGCCCAGTGAAACCAGCGGGTTGTCCTGCTTGTACTCGGGCTGAATCCACGCATCGGCACGCGCCAGTACCACGCGCACCAGTTCACGGCGGCGCGAGAGCGGCATATCGCCAAAGCGCAGACGAATGGTTTCATCATCGCCGGAGATTTTGCTCACCGGGATAGTGATAGCACCCGATTTCAGCAGCAGGTCAATCTCTTCGATTTCATCGGTCTCGTGGCGATTGTCTGGCGCATCCAACTGCGCACCACCCATCGACAAGTCGCTGGTTTGGGTACGTGAAGAGATGCCGCTCGCATAGTGAATCACCGCCGGAATCTGCACTTCGATACGAATGGTTTTACGTACCTGCTTGGTTTCACGCGCCACGGCAATGGCCGCCATCAGGATGATCAGGCTGAACACCGCCCAGCCGACGTTGAGCGCGATAACATAAGGGTCAACACCAAAGTAATCATGCGCCGTGGCGCGCACCACGCCCGCCACAATGCCGATAGTCAGCAGCACGGCGACAATCACATGTGGACGCACGATGTGGAAGTCGAAGAAGCCCTGATCCAGCAAACCGCCTTTATCCGTTACGTTAAATTTCCCGCGCTTAGGGGCCAGCATGGTCAACAGCGTCGGAATCACGAGGTGGAAACACATCACGGTTTCGTAGATTTCACCCCAGAAGGTGTAACGGAACTTGCCGTTCATGCGGGAGTTGACGTACAGCGACATCACCAGGTGCGGCAGCACGTAGGCAAAAATCAGCGAGGCTGACGAGTGAATGATGTTCAGGTTGAACAACAGATACGCCAGCGGTGCCGTCAGGAAGGCCACGCGTGGCAGTCCAAACTGGAAGTGCAGCATGGCGTTGAGGTAGCACAGGCGTTGCTGCCATTTCAGACCGCGGCCAAACAGCGGGTTATCAACACGGAAAATCTGCGTCATGCCACGCGCCCAGCGGTTACGCTGTATGACGTGCAGGCCCAGACGTTCGGTGGCCAGGCCGGCAGCCAGTGGAATCGCCAGGAAGGCAGATCCCCAGCCCAGACGCTGCATTTTCAATGCGGTGTGCGCATCTTCCGTGACCGTTTCAACAGCAAAACCACCGATTTCTTCTAACGCACTGCGACGGATAACCGCACAGGAACCGCAGAAGAAAGTCGCATTCCAGTTATCGTTGCCCTGCTGCACCGGACCGTAGAACAGTGCACCTTCGTTTGGAATGCTGCGCGCAGCGCGCAGGTTACGCTCGAACGGGTCCGGAGAGTAGAAGTAGTGCGGCGTTTGTAACAACGCCAGCTTAGGATCTTTCAGGAACGGGCCGACCGTTGCTTGCAAGAAAGTACGGGTGGCAACGTGGTCACAGTCAAAGATGCAGATCAGCTCACCTTTGGTGATTTTCATTGCATGATTGAGGTTACCGGCTTTCGCATGGCTGTTGTCGTCACGGGTGATGTAACCCACGCCCACATCCGCCGCAAACACCGCAAACTCACTGCGCTTGCCATCATCCAGCAAATAGACTTTCAACTTGTCGCGCGGATAATCGATGCACTGGGCCGCCAGCACGGTATCACGCACGACATCCAGGCTTTCGTTGTAGGTCGGCACGTACACATCCACCGTTGGCCACAGGCTGGTATCCTCCGGCAGCGGTTCAATGGTGCGTTTCAGTGGCCAGGTGGTCTGCAGGAAGCCCAGAATCAGGATCAGCCAGACATACAATTCGGCCAGATATAAACCGATGCCGAGAATGGCTTCGATCTCTGAATTAAATTGCAGCGTCTCTGTGGTGCGCCACCAGATATATCGGGTCGACATCAGCGCAGAAAGAATAACCATCACAACGGTTATTTTGCGGCTTTTGCTGAAGCCCAGTAGAAACATCATCCCGATGCTGATTAAGCCAAAAATATATTGTTTTTGGCTGTCCATAGGCGTGATGACGATTACCGCGGCGACCGGTGCAAGCACCAGTAGCAGCAGGTAAAACCCGAGTTTACTCATGATTCACCCTAAAGAAGCTGTGTTGTTATTATTGCGCCAGGCAACAGCCTGGCTTATTTAATAATGACTGCGAATGGGCGCCTGAACTTCACCGTTACCCACGGTAATATTCAGGATATTTGCCACACGTTTGGCCACCAGTTCGATATCAAACGCGGCCGCAGAGGCAGGGCTGAAATCAAACACCGACTGTTGTGAAGCATTGGCTTCCGCGACGCTTTCATCGCGGTGCACCACACCCAATAAGTTCTCACCCAGACGCTGCTGCATAAAGCCGGTGACTTCACGGCTAATATTGCGGCGGTTGTCGCTCTGGTTAAGCACAAAATAATGACCACGTTTATTATTCAGTGGCTGACCTATCATGCGGTCATTTTCTATTTGCGGCAGAAGCGAGACAGAAGCGGTATCTGCAAGCATCACCACTAAATGCATATCGGCAAGCGCGGTCATGGCTTTAAGCGCCGGACCTGGACCTGGAGGAAAATCAGCAATAATCACCAGTCCCGGATAATTCAGCACGGTATCCAGACCGCGTTTAAGGAAATGTGGATCTTTAACCAGATTCTCTTCGAAACGCTCACGCTGATCTTCAGTGACGTCACCGTACGGCATAACAAAAATATTACCGCCGGTGGTGAGAATGGACTGGCTCCAGTCGGCCTGCTCTTCAGAGCGAGCAACAAAACCACGGCCGTCGTGCAGCGGTACACCAAAATGCAGACGCAATGCGTTCTGGACATCGAAATCGATTGCCAACACCTTGCTGCCGGCACGCGCCAGACTCCATGCAAGATTGGCCGCCATGGTGGTTTTCCCTACTCCCCCTTTAGGCGAGCACACACAAACTAACGGCATAGCGCGATTTTCTCCAGTAACGGTTTTAGTAGTGTTTCTTTAGAAATATTAGCAGGTTCCGCGGGGCGTGAACGGAACAGCGCACCAAAGCGAGACGGTGCAGCAGCAGCCGGCTGTGCCGGTGCGGCAAAAGTCGGTGATGGTGCAGGTGTCGCAACCGGGCCAGCGCTAACCACAGTGTGTGGGGCGGGCGCAGGTTTGGCCGCAATCGGTGCGGGTGCTGCCACGAGGGGCGCAGGTGCTGCGACAGGTTCAGCAACCGGTTTCGGCGGCGGCGGCGGAAACAGCGAAGTGGTCGCCTGGCGCTCAACCACGGTCGCTTTCGGCGCTTGCGCGATTGCTGAAGGTGCGGGTTTCACCGCTGGAGCCGGTGGGAATAAGGAAGAAACACCACTCAGCGGCGCAGCGGGCACGGATTCTAGCGGCGCCGTCGCGGCCAGGCTGTCGAGAATCGATCCGCGCGTAGTGCTGCCAGCGGCAGCGATTGGCGCCTGCAGAGGTGCAGGTTGCGCAGGTGCGGCAAACTCATCACCACGGATCGGTTGGGGTTGCGGCAGGTCAATGCGCTGACCGCTGCCTAATTCCGGCTCATTATCCGTCGCCAGCTGGCGAATAATGGCCCATTGGCTGTGATCCGCGTCCTGCGATTGCCCAGACATATCCTTAAAAGCGATATCAAGCGTGTGCGTTTTTTCTTTGAAACGCTGCAGATCGTCGTAATTCTTCATGATCAGAGCCTGTAAAAACGGGAGGGAATTTGCCTGGAATATAACACACACATTAAAAGACGGTGAGAGAAATCTGATTATTAAAACAACATATTCAATAAAAGAGTTTTATCTTGCTGATTGAAATTCTACATATGCAAATAGCATGCTGTTATTTATGGTCGGAGATTAATTAATATCGATTAACTGAAATAATAACGGGGTTAACATTAACCTAACTTACTGAAAAACCTTCAAAGTGGTTCAAGTTACGGATTTTACACCTGTGTGATAACACTCACACAATCCTGACATTATTCAGAATTTGCCTTAACGATTTATATCGTAATCAGGACCAATTTATTACTGATTCACTGGCGTAATACATTTCAGACCTCTTTTTTTTCTACGCACTCAGCCGTTAATTTTACTGAAGTATGAACCCGCAAAAAAGAAAGGCTCCCGAGGGAGCCTTTAGCTATTTTTGGCGGTAATTTACGGAACGCCCACTGGCTGATTCTCATCCTGATCAACCGCAAAGCAGGCGATTTGCTGTTCGCCATACTGTTTTAGCTTGGGCTGCAATTGTACACAGCTGCCAAAACGACGGCGGCAGCGCGCGTTAAAGGCACAGCCCGGCGGTGGATTAAGCGGGCTGGGCAACTCACCGGTAAGTTTGATGCGCTCACGGCGCTCATCTGGATTGAGTCGCGGCGTGGCAGACAGCAATGCCTGAGTATAAGGATGGCGAGGATTGCTGAAGATCGCCTCTTTGCTGCCTTTTTCAACGCAGCGGCCCAGATACATCACCATCACTTCGTCGGCTATGTGTTCAACCACGGACAGGTCGTGAGAAATGAACACATACGACAAACCCAAATCCTGCTGCAAATCCATCATCAGGTTGAGTACCTGCGCACGCACCGAAACATCCAGCGCCGAGACAGGTTCATCGGCAATCAAGACGTCTGGGTCGAGCATTAAACCACGCGCAATGGCGATACGCTGACGCTGCCCACCGGAGAACATATGCGGGTAGCGGTCGTAGTGTTCGGTTTTCAGACCGACCTTCGCCATCATCTCCAGGGTTTTTTCACGGCGTTCCGCTTTGCTCAGCGAGGTGTTGATCACCAGCGGCTCTTCAAGAATCTGGCTGATTTTTTTGCGCGGATTCAGCGAGCCATACGGGTTCTGGAAGATAATCTGAATTTTCTGGCGACGCAGCTTCTGCGCCTGCGGATCGTGCTTTAGCAAATCCTGACCATGCCAATAGAGCTGCCCTTCGGTTGGCGTTTCAATCATGGTTAACAGGCGACCCAGCGTGGATTTACCACAGCCAGACTCCCCCACCACCGCCAGCGTTTTGCCACGCTCAAGGTTAAACGAGACGCCATCCAGCGCTTTGACCAGGCGCTCCTGGCCAAACAGCCCTTTCTTCACCGGGTAGTGTTTTTTCAGGTCAATCGCCTGCAGCAGGTAATCCTGCTCAGTGTTATTAAGACTCATAAGTCGGTCTCCCGGCATCATCCAGTGGGAAATGGCATTTAGACTGGCGGCCCGGAATGTCGCGCAGTTCAGGTTCTTCACGGCGGCAGCGGTCGGTCACGTACGGACAGCGTGGGTTGAGCAGACAGCCGGTTGGGCGGTCATATTTGCCCGGCACCACACCTGGCAGCGAAGCCAGACGCGCTTTATCAGCGGCAAACTCCGGCAGCGCACGCAGCAGCGCCTGGGTGTACGGATGACGCGGCGCTTTGAAGATATCCACCGCTTTTCCGCTTTCCACCACCTGGCCTGCATACATCACGATGATGTGCTGCGCGGCTTCCGCCACCAGCGCCAGATCGTGGGTAATCAGGATCAACGCCATGTTTTCTTGCTTCTGCAAATCCAACAGCAGTTCGATAATCTGTGCCTGAATGGTGACGTCCAGCGCGGTGGTCGGCTCATCTGCAATCAACAGCTTCGGTTTGCAGGCAATCGCCATGGCGATCATCACACGCTGGCTCATACCGCCCGACAGCTGGTGCGGATAGACATCCAGTCGCGAAGCCGGGTCGGGAATGCCCACCTGCTCCAGCAGATCGATAGCACGCTGACGACGGGTGCTTTTGCTGCCACCCTGATGCACTTTCAGCGCTTCCATAATCTGGAAACCGACGCTGTAGCACGGGTTAAGGCTGGTCATCGGGTCCTGGAAGATCATCGCCACTTCAGCGCCTACCAGCTGGCGGCGCTCTTTTTCGGAGATGCGTTGCAGGTCACGCTGGTTGAACTCCAGTTTTTCGGCCATCACACGGCCGGGGTAATCAATCAGCCCCATGATCGCCAGTGAACTGACAGATTTACCCGAGCCGGATTCACCGACAATCCCCACCACCTGGCCTTGTTCAACCTGGTAGCTGATGCGGTCTACGGCGCGGAACGGTGTTTTTTCGTCGCCGAAATGCACCGATAATTTTTCTACATTTAATAATGCCATCTCGGTGCCTCTTTACTGCTTGAGTTTCGGGTCGAGTGCGTCACGCAGACCATCGCCCATGAGGTTGAATGCCAGTACAGTGAGCAGGATGACGACACCAGGGAACGTCACCACCCACCAGGCACTTTGCGCATACTGCAACACGTCTGAGAGCATGGTGCCCCACTCTGGTGTTGGCGGCTGCGCCCCCATTCCGAGAAAGCCCAACGCCGCCATATCGAGGATGGCATTGGAGAAACCTAATGACGCCTGCACAATCAGCGGTGCCAGGCAGTTAGGCAGAATATTGACGAACATCTGGCGCAGGGTACCGGCCCCCGCCACGCTAGAGGCGGTGACGTAGTCGCGGTTGACTTCCACCAGCACCGCAGCACGGGTCAGACGGATATAGTGCGGCAAGGCGACGAAAGTGATCGCCAGCGAGGCGTTGACAATCGACGGGCCGAAGATCGCCACCAGCACCAGTGCCAACAGCAAGCTTGGCAGCGCCAGCATGATGTCGACCAGACGCATGATCACGGCATCCACCACTCCGCCGAGGTAACCGGCCATCAGGCCAAATATCACCCCGAGCACCAGTGACAGCACCACCACCAGGCAACCCACCAGCAGAGACAAGCGCGCACCGAACATCAGACGCGAAAGGACATCGCGGCCAACGTCATCGGTGCCGAGAATAAATTTCCAGCTACCGCCTTCCTGCCACACCGGCGGGTGCAGCAGCGCATCGCGGAACTGTTCAGCAGGCGCGTGTGGCGCCAGCACATTGGCGAACAGCGCGATTAGCAGCATCAGAATGATGTAAACCAGGCCAATCACCGCGCCTTTGTTACGTTTGAAGTAGTGCCAGAATTCCTGAATGGGGGTCATCGGCTTGGGTGCAGCGGTCACGCTTGCGGGATCAACAGTAGACATGATTCCCCCTTATTTCTTATGTCGAATGCGCGGATTAACCACGCCGTACAGCAGATCAACCAGCAGGTTGACCACAATAATCAGAATCGCCACCAGCAGCACGCCACCTTGCACCACCGGATAGTCACGGCGCTGCAGCGCTTCAATGAGCCAGCGACCGAGTCCCGGCCATGAGAAGATGGTTTCGGTCAGAATCGCACCGGCCAATAAGGTGCCAACCTGTAAACCGATAACGGTGACCACCGGCAGCATGGCGTTACGCAGTGCATGCACCACAATCACGCGCATGCGCGTTAAGCCTTTAGCGCGCGCGGTGCGGATGTAGTCTTCACCCAGCACTTCCAGCATCGAGGATCGCGTCATACGCACAATCACCGCCAGAGGAATGGTGCCGAGTACGATGGCCGGCAGAATCATGTGCATCACGGCATCTTTGAAGTCACCCGGTTCGCCCCAGATCAGCGTATCAATCAGCATGAATCCGGTCAGAGGATGGCTATCATCAAGGAAGATGGTGTCACTGACACGCCCAGAGACCGGCGTGAGGTTCCATTGGACCGACACCAGCATGATCAGCATGATGCCCCACCAGAAAATCGGCATCGAGTAACCGGTCAGTGAGATACCCACCGCAGTGTGATCGAATACGGAACCGCGCTTCACCGCCGCCAGAACCCCCACAGGAATCCCCACGGCCACGGCAAAGATCATGGCGCAGATACCGAGTTCCAGCGTGGCTTTGAAACGGGGAACGAATTCATCCCAGACTGGAATGCGGCTTTTCAGCGAGATACCGAGATCGCCATGCAGCACACCATTGATGTAGGTGATGTACTGTTTCCACATCGGCTGGTCGAGACCAAACTGGGCCATCAGTTGGGCATGACGTTCAGGAGAGATACCGCGCTCGCCCGCCATGATCAGCACCGGGTCACCGGGGATCAAATGGACAAACGCAAAGGTCAGTAAGGTAATACCGATAAACGTTGGGATGACAAGGCCCAGACGTCGGAGTATGAATTGCAGCATAAGCCGGGTTCTCAGTCTTTTCCCGTGGCGTTGCCGCCAGGGTCTACATTGCTCACAACACGCAGCCGGCATGGCCGGACGCGACGCAAGAAGCGCTTCAAATACCCGTCAACCTTCACGCTGCAACTGCGTTGGCTTCATTCGCTCACCCCAGTCACTTACTTGAGTAAGCTCCTGAGGATTCACCAATTCGCCGCCTTGCTGCAGAGTGAATTATTTAGGGTATGCATTAATTTAGCCGGAAAAAAAGTGCGGAGTTCGGGCGACGAAGGGGCCGCCCGAGGGCCAGCAGCGCTGGCCCTACCCGCGATAATCCGAAAGGTTATTCCTGGATATCGACGTTTTCGAAGTGATGTTTGCCTAATGGATCAACCACATAACCGGTCACTTTCTTACTCACTGGCTCATAGACGGTTGAGTGAGCGATGATCAGCGCTGGCGCCTGGTCATGCATCACTACCTGAGCCTGCTTGTACAGTTCAATACGTTTGTTGTGATCGGCTTCAGCACGTGCAGGCTGAATCAGGTCTTCAAACGGCTTGTAGCACCAGCGAGAGTAGTTAGAACCGTCTTTCGCCGCTGCACAGCTGAACAGCGTGGCGAAGAAGTTATCTGGGTCCCCATTATCACCGGTCCAGCCCATCATGACGGTCTGGTGTTCACCGGCTTTAGCACGCTTGAGGTATTCGCCCCATTCGAAGGTGACGATTTTGGCTTTGACGCCAATTTTCGCCCAGTCAGCCTGAACCATTTCGGCCATACGGCGCGCGTTCGGGTTGTAAGGACGCTGTACCGGCATTGCCCACAGGTCGATGGAGAAGCCATCTGGCATGCCTGCTTCTTTCAGCAGTTCTTTCGCTTTAGCAGGGTCGTAAGCGTAGTCTTTGACAGCATCGTTGTAGCCCCACATGGTCGGTGGGATCAGGTTTTTCGCGGCCTGACCAGCGCCCTGATAAACCGCATCAATGATGGCTTGTTTGTTGACCGCCATGGTCAGTGCCTGACGCACTTTGACGTTATCCAGCGGTTTTTTCTCGGTGTTGAATGACAGGTAACCGACGTTCAGACCAGGCTGTTCCATCAGGTTGATTTTGTCATCTTTTTTCATGCTGGCGATGTCAGCCGGGTTGGGATACGGCATGACCTGGCACTCACCTTTCTGCAGTTTGGCGTAACGCACAGACGCATCCGGGGTGATGGAGAAGACCAGGCGATCAATCTTCGGCTTGGTGCCCCAGAAGTCTGGGTTCGCTTTATACAGAATGCGCGAGTCTTTCTGGTATTGCTGCAGCACGAACGGACCGGTGCCCACTGGGTTGAGGTCCAGTTTTTCTGGCGTGCCGGCTTTGAGCATGTTGTCCGCATACTCTTTAGACAGGATTGAGGCGAAGTCCATGCCAAGGTCAGCAATGAACGGCGCTTCAGGACGGGTCAGGGTGAAGCGTACGGTGTAGTCGTCAACTTTGTCGATTTTGGCGATCAGCTTAGGCATGTCCATGCCTTCGAAGTATTCGTAGCTGCCGCCAGAAACACCGTGATATTTGTTGTTTTTGTCGAGCTGGCGCTCGAAGGAGAACACGACGTCATCGGCGTTGAATTCACGGGTTGGCTTGAAGTCTTTGGTGGTTTGCCACTTCACGCCTTTACGCAGGTGGAAGGTATAAGTTTTACCGTCCGCGCTGACGTCCCATTTTTCTGCCAGGCCCGGCTGCAGCTCAGTGGTACCGGTTTTGAACTCAACCAGGCGGTTGTAGATCGGTACGGAGCTGGCATCGTAAGTGGTACCCGATGTGAAGAGCTGTGGGTTGAAGCCTTCCGGCGAACCTTCTGAACAGTAAACGAGGGTTTTCGCCTGGACACCCGCGGCAACAGTCATAGCAATCAGGCTAAGACCGACCTTCAGCATCCTGGATTTAGCCAGGGAGTTGATCATGTTTTGCTCCATTGTGATGTGATGTTGTGTGCGTCGCCCGACCTCTGAATTTTTTTATGCGGTTCGGGCAGCATGCGAGTGGTTTATTTTCTCCGACAGAAGAACGCTGTCAGGATCGCCCTACTCTGCATGTTATTGACGCATCAATTTGTCAACAGTTGCAAAGAAGGTCAATACAAGGTGGGGTTATTTACACAGAGTGTGAGTAAGTGCAAGCAACGATAAAAAACAGCCTTCTCGCGCTGAGCCAAAATTAAAAAAGGTGATAAAGCGCGCAATGCCGCGTGATTATCTGGCTATGTAGCCAGATGACAGTGATTATCACCGCTAAAAAACGCACAAAACTTGTTGGTAAATGTCGATTATCTGAACGATTCCCCGTGCGTTATGACGTTCAGGCAGCGAAATATGCTGGGTTAATGGCATAAGAAATCAGCAAAAAGCAAAAAGCGGTCATAAGAAGAATGTGTCGCGAATTAAGGGAGCAGGGTCGATTGGATAAGGGCTTGAGTATCGAGATAGGGATAAATAGCATGAAATTGGAAGTTTTGATGTGAAAAGGGAGATTATCAACCTTTGTTAAACCTAAGTGCTTTGAGTTTTGCGTATGGCTCAGAGAAGGGGGCTCGATCGCAAAGACGGCGTAAATACATCCCTGTAGCCTCTACCGCCGGAGTATTCGCCCCATCCATGGGGCTCACCCGCAAGCGGGCAACGCTTCGCGTTGTGCAAAATTGCTCCCGGCAATTTTGTCCATGCGGCGGACGCTTTGCTAACCGAGCCCCCTTCCCATCGCTAATTGGCAGCAGTTTCGCTTTTCTAAAAGCACGCAGGGAGTTGGGCAAAGGAGGGAATGCGGGGTCCGGAGTAAAGCGTCACACGCCAGGGATGGCGTGTGCCGAGCGATCAGGGACGAGACAGCGTCTTTACGGAGTGGCCCCGTATTTCATCCTGACAGGTACGTTTTTGAATGGCTTCTATATCGCTGCCCAACACAACGCAGCGGAGTTGAGCAAAGGAGGGAATGCGGGGTCCGGAGTAAAGCGTCACACGCCAGGGATGGCGTGTGCCGAGCGATCAGGGATGAGACAGCGTCTTTACGGAGTGGCCCCGTATTTCATCCTGACAGGTACGTTTTTGAATGTAAGCAGCCTGATCTACAGACGAAAAAAAACCCGCTTTTACAAGCAGGTTTCTTAAATATGGTCGGCGAGAGAGGATTCGAACCTCCGACCCACTGGTCCCAAACCAGTTGCGCTACCAAGCTGCGCTACTCGCCGATGGGGGCGAATATTACTGCTCCCACTTTAGAGCGTCAATCCCTTTTCCATTTTTTCCAGCCGATCGCCTGAAAAGCAAGCAGTGGGGCAAAAAACCCCACCGCTCAATGGTTTCACAGCAAAGCTTACAGCGTTTTAGCTGGGGTCGCGGCAGGCGCCTGACACCAGTTATTCGCTGGGTTAATTCCGCCATCCGGCGAACTGTAGCCCAGACAGCCTAAAATCGTATCAAACAACTCCACATGACGATGGGTCTTACCCACGCGCTGCTGGGCCTGTAAACGATCGAAGTTACTGCGATTGGTCGGGTCAGCCAAA
Protein-coding sequences here:
- the dppF gene encoding dipeptide ABC transporter ATP-binding subunit DppF — its product is MSLNNTEQDYLLQAIDLKKHYPVKKGLFGQERLVKALDGVSFNLERGKTLAVVGESGCGKSTLGRLLTMIETPTEGQLYWHGQDLLKHDPQAQKLRRQKIQIIFQNPYGSLNPRKKISQILEEPLVINTSLSKAERREKTLEMMAKVGLKTEHYDRYPHMFSGGQRQRIAIARGLMLDPDVLIADEPVSALDVSVRAQVLNLMMDLQQDLGLSYVFISHDLSVVEHIADEVMVMYLGRCVEKGSKEAIFSNPRHPYTQALLSATPRLNPDERRERIKLTGELPSPLNPPPGCAFNARCRRRFGSCVQLQPKLKQYGEQQIACFAVDQDENQPVGVP
- the dppA gene encoding dipeptide ABC transporter periplasmic-binding protein DppA, yielding MINSLAKSRMLKVGLSLIAMTVAAGVQAKTLVYCSEGSPEGFNPQLFTSGTTYDASSVPIYNRLVEFKTGTTELQPGLAEKWDVSADGKTYTFHLRKGVKWQTTKDFKPTREFNADDVVFSFERQLDKNNKYHGVSGGSYEYFEGMDMPKLIAKIDKVDDYTVRFTLTRPEAPFIADLGMDFASILSKEYADNMLKAGTPEKLDLNPVGTGPFVLQQYQKDSRILYKANPDFWGTKPKIDRLVFSITPDASVRYAKLQKGECQVMPYPNPADIASMKKDDKINLMEQPGLNVGYLSFNTEKKPLDNVKVRQALTMAVNKQAIIDAVYQGAGQAAKNLIPPTMWGYNDAVKDYAYDPAKAKELLKEAGMPDGFSIDLWAMPVQRPYNPNARRMAEMVQADWAKIGVKAKIVTFEWGEYLKRAKAGEHQTVMMGWTGDNGDPDNFFATLFSCAAAKDGSNYSRWCYKPFEDLIQPARAEADHNKRIELYKQAQVVMHDQAPALIIAHSTVYEPVSKKVTGYVVDPLGKHHFENVDIQE
- the dppB gene encoding dipeptide ABC transporter permease DppB encodes the protein MLQFILRRLGLVIPTFIGITLLTFAFVHLIPGDPVLIMAGERGISPERHAQLMAQFGLDQPMWKQYITYINGVLHGDLGISLKSRIPVWDEFVPRFKATLELGICAMIFAVAVGIPVGVLAAVKRGSVFDHTAVGISLTGYSMPIFWWGIMLIMLVSVQWNLTPVSGRVSDTIFLDDSHPLTGFMLIDTLIWGEPGDFKDAVMHMILPAIVLGTIPLAVIVRMTRSSMLEVLGEDYIRTARAKGLTRMRVIVVHALRNAMLPVVTVIGLQVGTLLAGAILTETIFSWPGLGRWLIEALQRRDYPVVQGGVLLVAILIIVVNLLVDLLYGVVNPRIRHKK
- the dppC gene encoding dipeptide ABC transporter permease DppC: MSTVDPASVTAAPKPMTPIQEFWHYFKRNKGAVIGLVYIILMLLIALFANVLAPHAPAEQFRDALLHPPVWQEGGSWKFILGTDDVGRDVLSRLMFGARLSLLVGCLVVVLSLVLGVIFGLMAGYLGGVVDAVIMRLVDIMLALPSLLLALVLVAIFGPSIVNASLAITFVALPHYIRLTRAAVLVEVNRDYVTASSVAGAGTLRQMFVNILPNCLAPLIVQASLGFSNAILDMAALGFLGMGAQPPTPEWGTMLSDVLQYAQSAWWVVTFPGVVILLTVLAFNLMGDGLRDALDPKLKQ
- the dppD gene encoding dipeptide ABC transporter ATP-binding protein, which encodes MALLNVEKLSVHFGDEKTPFRAVDRISYQVEQGQVVGIVGESGSGKSVSSLAIMGLIDYPGRVMAEKLEFNQRDLQRISEKERRQLVGAEVAMIFQDPMTSLNPCYSVGFQIMEALKVHQGGSKSTRRQRAIDLLEQVGIPDPASRLDVYPHQLSGGMSQRVMIAMAIACKPKLLIADEPTTALDVTIQAQIIELLLDLQKQENMALILITHDLALVAEAAQHIIVMYAGQVVESGKAVDIFKAPRHPYTQALLRALPEFAADKARLASLPGVVPGKYDRPTGCLLNPRCPYVTDRCRREEPELRDIPGRQSKCHFPLDDAGRPTYES